A genomic window from Vigna radiata var. radiata cultivar VC1973A chromosome 2, Vradiata_ver6, whole genome shotgun sequence includes:
- the LOC106756259 gene encoding uncharacterized protein LOC106756259, whose translation MFRFSCFHANVHSNKTKKTVQPSTEVMLKTCEDVAQNQRRKDSSNPPSAYSPLLKEQADQQIDVTGIHISNWDSVERSCRSEDMSSKCSFENDSQVNQSRPLIKKSQSLQSVLDQGIRDGDEDMGLSCGDAKSPVESKMSTSKKYHNGNPVDQYGSNPNVEFAASSGFANDASLFSIGDPTPSDKDAREISDTPLSGEYVGDIPDQTSVPGSVSLRKSHSSPNIRASILSAEKDAFRRALSRSCDDLHALSMRHKEEFINDFNDQIRGDQERENDMGKTEDGHMDNLFDDGFDSYLLTGSAKDWVMPLTYDTSDSKTLQGDSSVEFPNKDFKIKRIEDWVIGLQHCGPPVEETNEELPEVVKPLADVNTVNGVTVAIADHKATPGMDAAKRYISSLGPNATTAQLANHGLVVIPFLSAFVSLKVLNLSGNAIVRITAGALPRGLHALNLSRNKISTIEGLRELTRLRVLDLSYNRILRIGHGLASCSSLKELYLAGNKISEVEGLHRLLKLSILDLRFNKISTAKCLGQLAANYNSLQAINLDGNPAQKNVGDEQMKKYLQGLLPHLVYYNRQPIKVSTLKDGAERSVRLGMNSHQFDRSLRSDRKTTRKSSQGGVGSRRSVATSTHVRRNVDSPKVSRGKQAHLPPSRTKVPTHTRHQFEAPTKVLNVTSNLSMRKSRSEGNFGAL comes from the exons ATGTTTAGATTTTCTTGTTTCCATGCTAATGTACACAGCAATAAAACAAAG AAAACAGTTCAACCTTCTACTGAAGTAATGTTGAAGACTTGTGAAGATGTTGCCCAAAATCAACGCCGTAAAGATTCATCTAATCCTCCAAGCGCATATTCACCCCTTCTGAAAGAACAAGCAGACCAGCAAATAGATGTGACTGGGATTCATATTAGCAATTGGGATTCAGTTGAGCGCAGTTGTAGGTCAGAGGATATGAGTAGCAAATGTTCCTTTGAAAATGACAGTCAAGTTAACCAATCTAGGCCTCTTATAAAGAAGAGTCAGTCTCTTCAAAGTGTGCTTGATCAAGGCATAAGGGATGGTGATGAAGATATGGGGCTGTCGTGTGGTGATGCCAAAAGCCCAGTTGAGTCAAAGATGTCAACTTCCAAAAAGTATCATAATGGAAACCCTGTTGATCAGTATGGAAGTAATCCAAACGTTGAGTTTGCTGCCAGTTCAGGTTTTGCAAATGATGCCTCGCTTTTTTCAATTGGAGACCCAACACCTTCAGATAAAGACGCCCGTGAAATTTCTGACACTCCTTTATCTGGTGAATATGTTGGTGACATTCCTGACCAAACTTCTGTTCCTGGTAGTGTATCCCTACGGAAGTCACATTCTTCACCCAATATCAGAGCTTCTATACTTTCTGCTGAAAAAGATGCTTTTAGACGTGCATTATCAAGATCCTGTGATGATCTTCATGCTTTAAGCATGAGGCACAAAGAGGAATTCATCAACGACTTTAATGATCAAATAAGGGGAGATCAAGAAAGAGAGAATGACATGGGAAAAACTGAAGATGGTCATATGGACAACCTCTTTGATGATGGTTTCGATTCTTATCTGCTTACTGGTTCAGCAAAAGACTGGGTAATGCCATTGACATATGATACAAGTGATTCCAAAACCCTTCAAGGAGATTCCTCTGTTGAATTTCCTAACAAGGATTTCAAGATTAAACGCATTGAAGATTGGGTTATTGGTCTGCAGCATTGTGGACCACCCGTAGAGGAAACAAATGAAGAACTGCCTGAAGTTGTTAAGCCTTTAGCTGATGTTAACACAGTAAATGGTGTAACTGTTGCCATTGCAGATCATAAGGCCACTCCAGGAATGGATGCAGCTAAAAGATATATATCTTCTCTGGGGCCTAATGCCACTACCGCTCAGCTGGCTAATCATGGGTTGGTTGTGATCCCCTTTTTGAGTGCATTCGTGAGTTTGAAAGTGCTCAATCTGTCTGGAAATGCTATCG TGAGGATAACTGCTGGTGCTCTTCCCCGTGGACTTCACGCACTGAATTTGTCTAGAAACAAGATCTCCACTATAGAAGGATTACGCGAACTTACAAGGCTTCGTGTCCTAGACCTCAGTTACAACCGTATATTAAGAATTGGACATG GCCTTGCATCCTGCTCATCTCTGAAAGAGTTGTACCTCGCTGGAAACAAGATCAGCGAAGTGGAGGGTCTGCACCGTCTCTTAAAATTAAGCATCCTGGATCTCCGTTTTAACAAGATTTCAACAGCCAAATGTCTGGGCCAACTTGCAGCCAACTATAACTCTTTGCAAGCCATCAACTTGGATGGGAACCCTGCCCAGAAAAATGTTGGAGATGAACAGATGAAGAAATATCTGCAGGGCCTTCTACCCCATCTCGTCTACTACAATCGGCAACCAATAAAAGTGAGCACTTTGAAGGATGGAGCAGAACGGTCGGTTCGGCTAGGAATGAATTCCCATCAGTTTGATCGCAGCCTTAGGTCGGATCGCAAGACCACAAGGAAGAGCAGCCAAGGTGGTGTTGGCTCACGGAGGTCAGTGGCCACTTCCACTCATGTTCGCAGAAACGTGGATTCACCAAAAGTATCCAGAGGCAAGCAAGCTCACCTGCCACCATCTAGAACCAAAGTACCAACCCACACTCGCCATCAGTTTGAAGCTCCCACCAAAGTATTGAACGTGACCTCAAATCTCTCCATGCGCAAGAGTCGCAGCGAGGGAAATTTTGGAGCTCTGTGA